One Coccinella septempunctata chromosome 1, icCocSept1.1, whole genome shotgun sequence DNA window includes the following coding sequences:
- the LOC123313556 gene encoding cytochrome c oxidase assembly protein COX11, mitochondrial, translating into MYPFKQGYVTRILKLIENEFGKSQRNINVSSKLFKQLSHEEARNKRIRSTLYYVAAAGVVTAGMSYAAVPLYRMFCQAYSYGGTVSVGHDDSKVETMTPIRQRPIRIKFNADISTSMKWNFKPQQKEMTVVPGETALAFYTAKNPSSKPVIGISTYNVIPFEAGQYFNKIQCFCFEEQQLNPNEQVDMPVFFYIDPEFIEDPYMKNVDEIILSYTFFEAKHGVNLPVPSYAK; encoded by the exons ATGTATCCTTTCAAGCAAGGATACGTAACTAGGATTTTAAAATTAATAGAGAATGAGTTCGGTAAATCACAAAGAAACATTAATGTCAGCTCAAAACTGTTCAAACAATTATCGCATGAGGAAGCAAGAAATAAAAGAATACGATCAACATTGTATTATGTTGCGGCTGCCGGGGTAGTGACTGCTGGTATGAGCTATGCAGCTGTTCCCTTATATAGAATGTTTTGTCAAGCATACAGTTATGGAGGCACTGTCTCTGTGGGACACGATGATAGTAAAGTTGAAACGATGACCCCAATCAGACAAAGACCCATTAGAATTAAATTCAATGCTGATATCTCTACTAGTATGAAATGGAATTTCAAACCACAACAAAAAGAAATGACA GTTGTACCAGGAGAGACAGCCTTAGCATTTTATACAGCAAAAAATCCAAGTTCCAAACCGGTAATAGGTATAAGTACTTATAATGTTATTCCTTTTGAAGCTGGACAGTACTTCAATAAGATCCAATGTTTTTGTTTTGAAGAACAACAGCTAAATCCTAATGAACAA GTGGATATGCCGGTATTTTTCTATATTGATCCCGAGTTCATTGAAGATCCATATATGAAAAATGTTGATGAAATTATTTTGTCATATACATTTTTCGAAGCGAAACATGGAGTGAATTTGCCTGTTCCATCTTATGCTAAATAG